Proteins encoded in a region of the Vicia villosa cultivar HV-30 ecotype Madison, WI linkage group LG5, Vvil1.0, whole genome shotgun sequence genome:
- the LOC131605488 gene encoding F-box/kelch-repeat protein At3g23880-like: MAMSTSVFFPDDLISFVFSVLPVKSVLRFRCLCKSCDSLISDSIFVKFHLKRSFIRNSILTINTQHIKHNLYDFIKETESVADYCVIPCPIRRLIENPSFNLFIDPCYQWNDKGWSHIIGFCNGLICLVGDSFNFTHWYPEYWLRLWNPATRITSPKFGNFRISNRETSGFSFGCDNSTNTYKVVAFNYCPEQLTSKVRILKVGDNVWRNIESFPVIPLRLGYEENDVCFNDTLNWLAIHNVHLYNFKDITVEQFVIVSLDSRTEAYNQYQLPNGFDEVPPKHPTIGVLGGCFCFSYSYRETDFVIWKMKKFGVEDSWTQFLKISYQNLEIDYGINDDTIKYYFQLVPLLLCEDGDTLILKSSQDLQLILYNLRDNSVVRTNIIVSRTPTDNRTSDYLAWNFFKDSIESLVPPIF, translated from the coding sequence ATGGCTATGTCCACATCGGTGTTCTTCCCCGATGATCTCATCAGCTTCGTTTTCTCCGTTCTTCCCGTGAAGTCCGTTCTAAGGTTCAGGTGTTTGTGTAAGTCTTGTGACTCTCTTATTTCCGATTCTATCTTTGTGAAATTTCATCTCAAAAGATCTTTCATAAGAAATTCGATCTTAACAATAAACACACAACACATCAAACATAATTTGTACGATTTCATTAAGGAGACAGAGAGTGTGGCAGATTATTGTGTCATTCCATGCCCCATACGTCGTTTAATTGAGAATCCATCATTCAACCTCTTCATTGATCCTTGCTATCAATGGAATGACAAAGGATGGTCTCATATAATTGGTTTCTGCAATGGATTGATATGTTTAGTTGGTGATTCTTTCAATTTCACCCATTGGTATCCAGAGTATTGGCTTCGTTTATGGAACCCAGCTACAAGAATAACATCTCCAAAATTTGGAAATTTTCGCATTTCTAACCGTGAAACCTCTGGTTTCTCATTTGGTTGTGATAATTCAACCAACACTTACAAAGTAGTGGCATTTAATTACTGTCCTGAGCAACTAACAAGTAAGGTGAGAATTCTAAAAGTAGGTGATAATGTTTGGAGAAATATTGAAAGTTTTCCCGTAATTCCTCTTCGTCTGGGTTATGAGGAAAACGATGTTTGTTTCAACGACACCCTTAATTGGTTGGCTATTCATAATGTTCATTTGTATAATTTTAAGGATATTACAGTTGAACAATTTGTTATTGTCTCACTTGATTCGAGGACTGAAGCATACAATCAATACCAGTTGCCTAATGGTTTTGATGAAGTTCCTCCTAAACATCCAACTATTGGTGTGTTAGGAGggtgtttttgtttttcttattcttATAGAGAAACTGATTTTGTTATATGGAAAATGAAGAAGTTTGGAGTTGAAGATTCTTGGACTCAATTTCTTAAAATTAGTTATCAAAATCTTGAAATAGATTATGGCATTAATGACGACACAATAAAGTATTATTTTCAATTGGTACCGTTGCTTCTATGTGAGGATGGTGATACATTAATACTTAAGAGCAGTCAAGATCTCCAATTAATTCTCTATAATTTGAGAGATAATAGTGTAGTGCGAACAAATATTATTGTCAGTAGAACTCCTACCGATAATAGAACTAGCGATTACCTTGCTTGGAACTTTTTCAAGGATTCTATTGAAAGCTTAGTTCCTCCTATCTTTTAA